One Camelina sativa cultivar DH55 chromosome 3, Cs, whole genome shotgun sequence genomic window carries:
- the LOC104779259 gene encoding uncharacterized protein LOC104779259 — protein MILGPPEDCADSVRALKKRARKVCTLRTAPSEPSLCSDLISFTSEDAKGIEHPHSDPLVIEVSMGNFDVERVLIDTGSTVNVLCWQTLEKMGVTPDQLKPETRTLTGYDGIAKMSMGDVKLQVRAGGVTRKTKFAVIDAPPIYNAILGVPWIYSMQPYHRPITSASNSRPPQEFAHFMATKR, from the coding sequence ATGATACTTGGCCCACCGGAGGACTGCGCAGACTCTGTCCGCGCATTGAAGAAGAGGGCACGAAAAGTTTGCACCCTTCGAACAGCTCCGAGCGAACCTTCACTCTGTTCGGACCTGATATCATTCACTTCGGAGGACGCCAAAGGAATCGAACATCCCCATTCGGATCCTTTGGTTATCGAAGTCTCAATGGGCAACTTCGACGTCGAACGAGTCCTGATTGACACCGGGAGCACCGTCAACGTACTCTGCTGGCAAACGTTAGAAAAAATGGGCGTCACACCAGACCAACTGAAACCCGAAACTCGAACGCTAACGGGCTATGATGGGATCGCTAAGATGTCAATGGGCGACGTAAAGCTACAAGTACGAGCCGGCGGAGTGACCCGGAAGACTAAGTTCGCAGTCATTGATGCACCCCCGATCTACAACGCCATTTTGGGCGTACCGTGGATATATTCGATGCAGCCGTACCATCGACctatcacctctgcctcaaattcccgACCACCACAGGAATTTGCACACTTTATGGCGACCAAAAGGTAG
- the LOC104777930 gene encoding uncharacterized protein LOC104777930: MDPCSFVRITVGNLAVRFPRSPSSSSSSSSSSGPSVSDVSSGNCYCKIKFKRFPRKIVTVPVLLRTESESESETRCCFSGNVSTVAACFSLSKSQIEASLKKPKWSVLSVEVYSRGVASCRFVAAASGDKLIGRFEVSLDLKAAETKTCLAHNGWVDLGTTKSKKKKSGSDPELHVSVRVEPDPRFVFQFDGEPECSPQVFQVQGNTKQAVFTCKFGFRNSADRSLSTSLSSLSSGKEQFMKERKGWSITIHDLSGSPVAMASMVTPFVPSPGSNRVSRSSPGAWLILRPDGYTWKPWGRLQAWREPGISDVLGYRFELFQDGVAIPVSASSSINTKLGGSFIIDGSVTCTTASLTGSSGESFDLTSRSSMGSSRTGSGSSGSDFGFSLPQAQQKLGFVMSTTVEGVEKQSRPKVEVGVKHVTCTEDAAAHVALAAAVDLSMDACRLFSHKLRKVLRQLSRVAGV; the protein is encoded by the exons ATGGATCCATGCTCTTTCGTGCGAATCACCGTCGGGAATTTGGCGGTTAGGTTTCCGAGATcaccgtcgtcgtcgtcatcgtcttcttcctcatcggGTCCTTCTGTTTCGGACGTGTCGTCTGGTAATTGCTACTGTAAGATCAAATTCAAGAGATTCCCACGCAAGATTGTTACTGTTCCCGTTCTGCTGCGAACGGAATCGGAATCGGAGTCAGAGACTCGTTGTTGCTTCTCCGGTAACGTCTCAACCGTCGCTGCTTGCTTTAGTCTAAGCAAGTCTCAGATCGAAGCGTCTCTTAAAAAGCCTAAATGGAGTGTTCTCTCCGTCGAGGTTTACTCCCGCGGCGTTGCTTCGTGTCGATTCGTCGCTGCAGCTTCTGGTGATAAGCTGATTGGTCGGTTCGAGGTTTCGCTTGATTTGAAGGCGGCTGAGACAAAGACGTGTTTGGCACACAACGGCTGGGTTGATTTGGGCACCACcaagtcaaagaagaagaagtccgGGTCGGATCCGGAGCTCCACGTTAGCGTACGGGTTGAACCCGACCCGAGATTTGTGTTTCAGTTTGACGGTGAGCCTGAGTGTAGCCCTCAGGTTTTTCAGGTCCAAGGAAACACGAAACAAGCTGTTTTCACTTGCAAGTTCGGATTCAGAAACTCCGCTGACCGGAGTCTTAGTACCAG TTTATCGTCATTGAGCAGTGGGAAAGAACAGTttatgaaagagagaaaaggttggTCGATAACAATCCATGATCTGTCTGGCTCACCAGTAGCTATGGCTTCGATGGTCACACCTTTCGTACCATCTCCTGGTTCGAACCGCGTGTCTCGTTCTAGCCCTGGAGCTTGGTTAATCCTCCGACCTGATGGATACACTTGGAAGCCATGGGGTCGCCTTCAAGCATGGCGTGAACCAGGCATCTCCGACGTTTTGGGTTACCGTTTCGAGCTTTTTCAAGACGGAGTCGCTATTCCAGTCTCTGCTTCGTCGTCCATCAACACGAAACTTGGCGGGAGTTTCATCATCGACGGATCCGTAACTTGTACGACTGCTTCTTTGACTGGCTCCTCGGGAGAAAGTTTCGATCTTACGTCCAGGTCAAGCATGGGATCATCAAGAACCGGTTCAGGATCATCCGGGTCGGATTTCGGGTTCTCACTGCCTCAAGCGCAACAGAAGTTGGGGTTTGTGATGTCGACGACGGTGGAAGGAGTGGAGAAACAGAGCAGGCCTAAGGTGGAGGTAGGTGTGAAGCACGTGACTTGTACAGAGGATGCCGCGGCTCACGTGGCACTAGCAGCTGCGGTGGATCTAAGCATGGATGCTTGTAGGCTCTTCTCTCATAAGCTAAGGAAAGTGCTGAGACAGCTAAGTCGTGTTGCTGGCGTTTGA
- the LOC104777931 gene encoding pathogenesis-related protein 1B-like — translation MKTFKIPSLLLVAISFVVIATNAQNSQQDFLNTHNSARAQVGVANIVWDTTVAAYALNYANARKADCSLTPSGGSFGENLAKGSGAFFTGVAAVNLWVAQKNDYTYTSNSCTVGKVCKHYTQVVWSNSVKLGCARVLCNNNVDYFVSCNYDAPGNILGQYPY, via the exons ATGAAGACTTTCAAAATCCCATCACTCCTACTCGTTGCAATTAGCTTTGTGGTTATTGCAACCAACGCTCAAAACAGTCAACAAGACTTCCTTAACACTCACAACTCCGCCCGTGCGCAGGTTGGTGTAGCGAACATCGTCTGGGACACAACCGTCGCGGCCTATGCATTGAACTATGCGAATGCTAGAAAAGCCGACTGCAGCCTCACTCCGTCAGGAGGATCATTTGGAGAAAACCTAGCCAAGGGAAGTGGTGCCTTTTTCACAGGTGTAGCGGCTGTGAATCTTTGGGTCGCCCAGAAAAATGACTATACCTACACTAGCAATTCTTGCACAG TTGGAAAAGTATGCAAGCATTACACGCAAGTGGTGTGGAGTAACTCGGTGAAGTTAGGGTGTGCTAGGGTTCTTTGCAACAACAATGTTGACTATTTCGTGAGTTGTAACTATGATGCACCCGGTAATATACTCGGGCAATACCCTTACTGA
- the LOC104777933 gene encoding pathogenesis-related leaf protein 6-like encodes MNTFKTPSLLIVAISFLVIATNAQNSQQDYLTAHNNARAQVGVANLVWDTTVATYALNYANTRKANCSLIHSNGPYGENLAKGSGNFTAIAAVKLWVDEKPYYSYTTNACTGGQQCLHYTQVVWRESVKIGCARVQCTNGWWFVSCNYDAPGNWIGEYPY; translated from the exons ATGAATACTTTCAAAACTCCATCACTCCTAATCGTGGCGATTAGCTTTCTGGTTATTGCAACCAACGCTCAAAACTCTCAACAAGACTACCTTACGGCTCACAACAATGCCCGTGCGCAAGTTGGAGTAGCGAACCTCGTGTGGGACACAACGGTCGCTACCTACGCATTGAACTATGCAAATACTAGAAAAGCCAACTGCAGCCTTATTCACTCCAACGGACCATATGGAGAGAACCTAGCCAAGGGAAGTGGTAACTTTACAGCCATAGCGGCCGTGAAACTTTGGGTCGACGAGAAACCTTACTACAGCTACACTACCAATGCTTGCACAG GTGGACAACAATGCTTGCATTACACGCAAGTGGTGTGGAGAGAGTCAGTGAAGATAGGGTGTGCTAGGGTTCAATGCACCAACGGTTGGTGGTTCGTCAGTTGTAACTATGACGCACCCGGTAATTGGATCGGAGAGTACCCTTACTGA
- the LOC104779260 gene encoding uncharacterized protein LOC104779260: MSNWSSDHEVDQIVEGKVDSIVEGIQYNYTQEEEPPAPIFRRVHINRDREEGHTRLWNDYFGENPTYTPAMFRRRFRMNKPLFERIVSTIENGVSYFRQRRDATGRLAEDLQKLLNIGEQRGFSGMMGSIDCMHWEWKNCPTAWKGQYSCGSGKPTIVLEAVASQDLWIWHAFFGPPCTLNDINVLERSLVFDDILEGRAPRVSYVVNGHQYEMAYYLTNGIYPX, from the exons ATGTCTAATTGGAGTTCTGATCATGAAGTTGATCAAATAGTTGAGGGGAAAGTTGATAGTATAGTGGAAGGGATTCAGTACAACTACACTCAAGAGGAAGAACCACCAGCTCCAATATTCCGACGAGTGCACATAAATAGAGACCGAGAAGAAGGCCACACTCGGctatggaatgattattttggtGAGAATCCGACTTACACTCCCGCTATGTTCCGTCGtcgctttagaatgaacaaaccattgttcGAACGCATAGTCAGTACGATTGAGAATGGAGTCTCGTACTTCAGACAAAGACGAGATGCTACTGGAAGGCTCG CGGAAGACCTCCAAAAATTACTGAATATTGGAGAACAACGCGGTTTCTCCGGAATGATGgggagcatagattgtatgcattgggagtggaagaattgtccaactGCATGGAAAGGACAATATTCATGTGGATCTGGAAAACCGACAATCGTACTAGAGGCAGTGGCATCCCAAGACttatggatttggcacgcatTTTTCGGACCACCGTGtacgttaaatgatatcaatgttttggaGCGCTCACTggtgtttgatgatatcttgGAGGGTCGAGCTCCAAGAGTTTCATACGTTGTCAATGGACATCAATACGAAATGGCGTACTACCTCACTAACGGTATTTATCCTNAATGA